Part of the Candidatus Polarisedimenticolia bacterium genome, CGCCACCGGAGACGATCCGCACCGGGCCGTGCGCGTCTATGCGGTTCGCCCCGCTCCGGTCGCGGCCGACTGAGCAACGCCGTGGCGCCGGGATGATCGCGGCGATCAGTCCCGCTTCCGTACCGGCTCGCCTTCCGGCGGCCCGGCCTCCGGTCCCGCCCGGTGGATTTCCTTGATGACATAGATCGGCTTCTGCTGCGACTCGTAGTAGGTCCGGACCGAGATCTCGGCAAGAAGCCCGAGAAGGAGGCTCTGCCCTCCCAGCATCACGAACAACGCCGAGAGCAGCAGGAGGGGCGACTGGATGAAGCTCACGCCCGTGGTGAACTTCAGATAGCTCAGGACGCCCATCGTGAGGACACCCAGCGCCCCGAAGGCAAGCCCCAGCGCGCCGAAGGCGTGCAGCGGCTTGGTGCCGTGCGTCCCCAGGAAGCGCACCGTCACCAGGTCGAGCAGGACCCGGTAGGTCCGCCAGAGGCCGTACTTGGATTCCCCCTTGGTGCGCGGGCGATGACGGACCGGTATCTCGCCGATCCGGGCCCCCACCCAGTGGGCCTGGGCCGGGAGGAACCGGTGCATCTCGCCGTACAGAGTCATCTGCTCGACGACCTCCCGCCGGTAGGCCTTGAGCGTGCAGCCATAGTCGTGCAGCGCGACCCCGGTGACGACGCCAATCAGCCAGTTCGCCGCCCGCGAGGGGAGCCGCCGCGAGAGAAACGGGTCGACCCGGTTCCGCCGCCAGCCGCTGACGACATCGTGACCGTGGGCCACCTCCTCGAGCACCCGCGGGATGTCCGCGGGGTCGTTCTGGAGATCTCCATCGATCGTCACGATCACCCCGCCCCGGGCATGATTGAACCCGGCGGCCAGGGCGGCCGTCTGTCCGAAGTTGCGCCTGAGCCGGATGACCGACACGAGGCCCGGATGGGACCCCTGCGCCTCCCGGAGCCGCTCGTACGTTCCGTCGGTGCTGCCGTCATCGACGTAGAGGACCTCCCAGGCCCCTCCCCCGCCGCCGGCGGCCGACATGGCGGAGACGATCTCCGCATGCAGCGCGTCGACGTTGTCTTTTTCGTTGAACATGGGAACCACGATCGACACCCTCGGCGGCTGATTCATGGCCTCCCACCCGAGGCGACCCCCGCATCCGCGGCATCAGGCAGCATGCCGTATCCCCTCCAGCTGTTCCGGTTGTGCCATCCGATCGCGACGTCGCGCGCGCCGACGCTACGGTACCACCGCTCGACCACCTCGCGCCGCAGATAGTGCGCGACGGGCGCCGCCAGATGATCGTGGACGATGTGATGGATCTCCCGGAAGGGAAAACCGCTGATGTACGCCATGTACGAGTCATATGGCAGGATGCGCCGCATCCAGGCCAAACGGGCGCGCCTGGCCGGCCTGTAGGCGGTGACGAGCCCCAGCCAGAGCGGCACGGCGACCAGGAAGGACATGGCATGCAGCACGCGCGGCGGAAGCCTCGAGGTCAGGCGGACCCTGAGG contains:
- a CDS encoding glycosyltransferase family 2 protein gives rise to the protein MNQPPRVSIVVPMFNEKDNVDALHAEIVSAMSAAGGGGGAWEVLYVDDGSTDGTYERLREAQGSHPGLVSVIRLRRNFGQTAALAAGFNHARGGVIVTIDGDLQNDPADIPRVLEEVAHGHDVVSGWRRNRVDPFLSRRLPSRAANWLIGVVTGVALHDYGCTLKAYRREVVEQMTLYGEMHRFLPAQAHWVGARIGEIPVRHRPRTKGESKYGLWRTYRVLLDLVTVRFLGTHGTKPLHAFGALGLAFGALGVLTMGVLSYLKFTTGVSFIQSPLLLLSALFVMLGGQSLLLGLLAEISVRTYYESQQKPIYVIKEIHRAGPEAGPPEGEPVRKRD